In Gigantopelta aegis isolate Gae_Host chromosome 2, Gae_host_genome, whole genome shotgun sequence, the sequence AAAGGGGTCCAAGTATGAGACACAGAGCAACAACACGGCGAGCGACACCACGGAGCAGAAGGAGGCCAATGACAAAGGTTACAAGGTGAGACTGCCTACAACGGGCACCTTGCGAAACAAACACAAGTTGATAAGAAAGGGCGCTAAAGCCTGggcgggctgcttgtgctctctTGAACTTGTCAGCGCGAGCGTTCCCATGTTCCactccccaccccaacccctttcctgtcctggcgGAGGCGCTGGCGTAGTTTACACCCGCGCAtaatgacaggcgtgcgctacaatttattctgaatgtgcatgttaaaccctaTAACCTGATCTGACAGGCCCTGGACCCTGTTCCTCGAAGCGATTTAGCGCTATAAGGTAGTTATAAacataaggtgatcttagcgctaagatcaccgtgaGTGCATAAGGCAAATATGAACAtaaggcgatcttagcgctaagatttcCGTGAGTGCATAAGGCAGTTATGAACAtaaggcgatcttagcgctaagatcaccgtgaGTGCGTAAGGCAGTTATGAACATAAGGCAGTCATGAATATAAGGCGATCTTATCGCTAAGATCACCGTGAGCGCATAAGGTAGTCATGAACATAAAGCGATCTTATCGCTAAGATCACCGTGAGCGCATAAGGTAGTCATGAACAtaaggcgatcttagcgctaagatcaccgtgaGTGCATAAGGTTGTCATGAACAtaaggcgatcttagcgctaagatcaccgtgaGTGCATAAGGTTGTCATGAACAtaaggcgatcttagcgctaagatcaccgtgaGTGCATAAGGTTGTTATGAACGTAAAGCGatgttagcgctaagatcaccgtgaatgaatgaatgaatgaatgaatgaatgaatgtttaacgacaccccaacacgaaaaatacatcggctattgggtgtcaaaactatggtaatgcaaataaataaagtgatgatcaacatcaatataaaaattcaaggtttaaacaaaaacagtgtaaagaacagtgtaaagaactgtgcaaaaacacaaatatcacagaattttacggatactgaattttactcaaaacttcaattttgtgctgtattggccattctcaaagaaaatgttacacccctgcaccacggtgaggttacagcacgcgcaggggaagaTCACCGtgagtgcataaggtagttaagTTATGAACGTAAGGCGagcttagcgctaagatcacagTGAGCGCGTTTAGGTAGTTATGAACGTAagacgatcttagcgctaaggttcaagcacgctgtccttggcacatacctcagctatctgggctgtccgtccaggacagtgggttagttgttagttggttagtagttagtgagagagaagagggtgttgtggccttacacctacccattgagcccttaagaactcgctctaggttggagccggtaccgggctacgaaccctgtacctaccagtgcgatggcttaaccactgcgtcacCGAAGCCGgttatataatttacaaatgtctTTATAAGATGTAAGGGAGATAACCCGAAGCGTAAAATTCGGAGTGTATTGAATTAATAGTTGCccatgtttatttcaataattatattccttaaacagtttaaagaaagaaagaaatgttttatttaatgacgcactcaacacattttgttttacggttatatggcgtcagacatatggttaaggaccacacagattttgagaggaaacccgctgtcgccactacatggtctactctttccgattagcagcaagggatcttttatttgcgcttcccacaggcaggatagcacaaaccatggcctgtgttgaaccagttatggatcactggtcggtgcaagtggtttacacctacccattgagccttgcggagcactcacccagggtttggagtcggtatctggattaaaaatcccatgcctcgatgggatccgaacccagtacctaccagcctgtagaccgatggcctaaccacgacgccaccgaggccggtttaaacagtttaaatgaTTTGTGAAAAAAGGCTGATTATATTATGAAGTCCtctagtttttgtttgtttgtttgtattagtTTTGTCTTTTTGTGGATGTgcgcgagcacacacacacacacacacacacacacacacacacacacacacaccttcattaatattaatatgtaaacaAGCTGGACAAATTGTAATTAGTAAAAACATCAGTAAAAAACACCCCGGTAaccatatgtatatttaatgcgATTTGTTCATTTTTAAGCATTAACAAAGAAACGTAATTTGTTTAAAAGTATGGAAGAGTCATTAGACTGTGATTATACATGTTGTTACAGTGTTTATTGGAATattaatgaatacattaataattgttaACTTGCCAATACAAATGTAATGGCAGTCCAGCTGACAGAGAGAGTACCCGTTTAACAtgtccctataccactaaggtttcggacACAGCTGACAGAAAACGAGAAATTTATGGCCAGTTTACTAAATACAATGTTCGCTTACTAAACACACGTTGGGGTGCTAATACATATTGAAACTACGATCATTCGTACCCTGGTATCAACTTTGAGCTGATTAGTTTATTTACTAATACTCGGTATGTTGTGTATATGCTGGACTATATTATTGTGTTGTTTGCCCTGTCAGTATAATAACGTATAGATAATAGCTTTCATTCTTCCCGGTTTATCTATCTAATATACATTAATAGCTAATTATTCGGAAACGcacaccaggggcctaattcactaaactctcgcaactttgcgatatcgcagtgcaatgcaaaaagatttgcacagaggatgctttgttgtctagcagagcctaaaagacctttgtgaattaggccccagggcgCGAATCCCGATAAGAaataaaaccccacaaaacaaaagaaaaaggcaACAACATGATTTTACACAGGCCAAGGGCCATTTAATCGTGTATGGCAACTTTtccattgttttccattagcagtaataATGgatcatttataaatacattttcctacAGCCACGACagcacggtttttgatatactagtcactGGTTGGGATAGAAACAATTAATAAAGAAGCTGTTTGTTTAATTGTAACTCAGAAATAGTTAATAAAGAAGTTGTTAATTTGATTGTAACTCAGAACTATTTAATAAAGAAGTTATTAATTTGATTGTAAATTAGAAATAGTTAATAAAGAAGTTATTACTTTGATTGTAAATCAGAAATAGTTAATAAAGAAGTTGTTACTTTCATTGTAAATCAGAAATAGTTAGTAAAGAAGTTGTTAATTGGATTGTAACTCAGAACTATTTAATAAAGAAGTTATTAATTCAATTGTAAATCAGAACTAGTTAATAAAGAAGTTGTTACTTTGATTGTAAATCAGAAATCGTTAATAAAGAAGTTGTTAATTTGATTGTAAATCAGAACTAGTTAATAAAGAAGTTGTTACTTTCATTGTAAATCAGAACTAGTTAATAAAGAAGTTGTTACTTTCATTGTAAATCAGAAATAGTAAATAAAGAAGTTGTTAATTTGATTGTAAATCAGAAATAGTTAATAAAGAAGTTGTTACTTTGATTGTAAATCAGAAATAGTAAATAAAGAAGTTGTTAATTTGAATGTAAATCAGAAATAGTTAATAAAGAAGTTGTTACTTTCATTGTAAATCAGAAATAGTTAATAGAGAAGTTATTACTTTGATTGTAAATCAGAAATAGTTAATAAAGAAGTTGTTACTTTGATTGCAAATCAGAAATAGTTAATAAAGAAGTTGTTACTTTGATTGTAAATCAGAAATAGTTAATAAAGAAGTTGTTACTTTGATTGTAAATCAGAAATAGTTAATAAAGAAGTTGTTAATTTGATTGTAAATCAGAAATAGTAAATTAAGAAGTTGTTAATTTGATTATAAATGAGAACTAGTTAATAAAGAAGTTGTTAATTTGATTGTAAATCAGAAATAGTTAATAGAGAAGTTGTTAATTTGGTTATATCTCAGGAACAGTTACTAAATACGTTGTTAAATTGATTGTAACAAAGAAACGGTTGACACAGAACTTGTTTGATTGACTTTAACTCATAAACAGTTTATAAAGAAGTTGTTAATTTGATTGTAACCCAGAAACAGTTAATAAAGAATTCGTTTAATAGACTTTAACTCACAAACGGTTAATAAAGAATTTTTCATTTGATTGTAACCCAGAAACAGTTAAAGAACTGGTTTAATTGACTTTAACTCaaaaagtttaataaagaagTCATTAATATCATTGTAACcaacaaacagttaataaagaAGTTATTCATTTGATTGTAACTCAGAAACGGTTAATTAAGAAGTTGTTAATTTGATTGTAACTCAGAATTGGTTAATAAAAAACTTGTTTAATtgaccttaaagggacattcctgagttttctgcattgtaagatttttccgactataaaatatttctacaaataaacatacatattaaatatattttcttgtttagaatatcagtgtctgtatattaaatgtgtttctggtcgtcttaatatttgtaagaagcccaaactggattttgtcttcaaataatctcgtacgtacgaaaaagaatattgtttaggaaataaaatgaaatttaacctagtacaaatattagaacgatcagaaatacgtttaatatacagccacgaatatgttatgcagaaatatatatttgatatgtaattacaatcgataaaaagtctctgtttgtcgataacatcttaaaaattgcagcaaactcagaaatgtccctttaactcaaACACAGTTAATGAAAAAGTGTTAATTTGCTTGTCACGGTTAAAACGGTTAATAAAGAACTTGTTTAATTAACTTTAactcaaacatgtttgataaagaaattattagtatttaattGACTATAACTCAGAGCATTTTAATAAAGAAGTTGTTAACCTAATTGTAACTCAACacagtttttaaataaagagtAAATTTGAATGTAATTCAGAAACGGCTAAGAGAGAAGCTGCGAACTGCGACTGCCGGACATGAGATAGATGTCCTTGAGAAGACGATAAGTCAGTTTGAGCGAGCTCGCCTCGAGGACTGTGGGGACTACACTAAAGCACAGAACAGACTGCGCTACCTGAAGCTGCGAAGAGGTAATGAAATATTCAGTGTTAATGTATTAACTGTCATGAACTCGTGTAAGTACAAGTGGCATAGCCGGGGGAGGGGGAGTGACATGTGGGTCATGCCGGCCCCCTCCCAatcaaacctttaaaaaaaatttaattaaattttataaaatcacacacacacacacacacacacacacacacgcacacagtgTAGGTTGCCTCCCCTCAAtatgggttgcccccccccccccccccaatataaagtGGTAAGTTCATAGATCATGACAATGTATTCGACTTTTGCAAATATGAAGCTTCgtgatacatttaaaacattatttacgtttctttgttgaaataaaacttgatatgtaacataCCGTCAGCTTCTTAGTATAATTGCCTAATTCATTTTAGAGCATTTGAGACTAATGAATAAAAGAAACCCTGATTTTTATGTGAAGAAACAATTTATTCTTTAatgattatataattaaattttccgATTCATTCGCCGATTCACAGTTTGCggttgatttgtttttcataccccgatgaacgtaaaaaaaatatgacaatCTTTAATTGAAC encodes:
- the LOC121388427 gene encoding uncharacterized protein LOC121388427 → MGCGSSSEGGASSPAKTSGQKAGGKTGAANNNNNNNKGGKGSKYETQSNNTASDTTEQKEANDKGYKKRLREKLRTATAGHEIDVLEKTISQFERARLEDCGDYTKAQNRLRYLKLRRDSCFEFKPNTVQNILL